The following are encoded in a window of Pirellulales bacterium genomic DNA:
- a CDS encoding polyketide synthase dehydratase domain-containing protein: MSVVMATVTSPSNRAAGDAPARPLWPTELVFVQAEQTAELAERLTTLARYCRDRHDLELAGVARAINSARNMQPVCAAFVASDLTDLSRRCEALAEHLRTSPRQRVHDPSGSYFEPEPLGISGGLALLFPGEGAQYPGMCADLSRAFPVIGEHLQRIDADVAGDAGPQAISRFFQPPGDLTAERRDELESYLRQVDYAMFSVLTADGVLFDLLTRLGLVPDALAGHSAGELAALAAAGSIDAAADMKTIIGAMRDLGAAEQRSEQAEALLLAAAAPSEKLQAIIAETLPEELAAGPRQAVFVAMDNCPHQAVIVGLTEPMLQVEEALKARKVVCERLPFSRPYHTRLFAPFMGPLTEMFDAVDFAPPKRRVYSCTTARPFPEEPEAIRAMALAHWSSPVEFRKLITQLYDEGIRVFVEAGPRGLLTAFVQDILRGRPLAAIPADLPRRHGVTQLNHLLAQLAVQRVPIDPGYLYAVRSVRALDDPLRAAQPVQEAAAKPRAPRSPKPGAGEVLARHLALMDRFLSDQQLVFQDYLRTRRGPRLPARAPAPVGPAAMPRVAPVALDAWPLAGKLVQHQPGTELLIHRALDLAEDCYADEHTVGGRDISRIRPSQRGLPVMPMTFILEMMSEAACQLVPGMVVSAVSEVQILRWLAFDERRVGTAEIRARRQPEQTQSGVVRIEVAVRDLGLAAESNTVAGATLDAGLVARGTVELAPRYAPAPRVAPPTFQGEQPCRVTLATLYRNLFHGPSFQGVQQLVRFGEEGLAARLEVLPRSQLFRSLPEPRFLIDPVTVDVGMHPAAAWHLEQADQSGRILLPFELKRIEFFGPSPAVGSKMDVYNYIVHASPRQFTHGGEIVHADGSLWCRLTGVKCWRFYLPLCEVNFNGPKDEYFICKSWPEGLPDAVRGNEADVACVRLDPRGDIAQSNMQEAAARVTLCESEMQTFRAARWSNAERTAWLFGAIALKDAARQYWRAHSGEKLFIADLECAADSYGRSSIRLSDGRRPPGFPTVTVATSPTAIVAVATRRAWCGVGLAELPASEDDAPQLDAGEVQVLSAVPGAPETARAWAKAAKLAVRSALGPVLIADLDLLRICAVDPASGVIELELSSRLADVYPEYQGRTLPVHIMQATEQIVAVAVAPAAQDSP; encoded by the coding sequence ATGAGTGTCGTCATGGCCACGGTCACATCCCCTTCGAATCGCGCCGCCGGCGATGCGCCGGCGCGGCCCCTGTGGCCGACGGAACTCGTGTTCGTGCAGGCCGAGCAGACCGCGGAGCTTGCCGAGCGATTGACGACGCTGGCTCGCTACTGCCGCGATCGACACGATCTCGAACTCGCTGGCGTCGCGCGGGCGATCAATTCAGCGCGCAACATGCAGCCCGTCTGCGCCGCGTTCGTGGCCAGCGACCTGACCGACTTGAGTCGCCGCTGCGAGGCGCTCGCCGAGCACTTGCGCACCAGTCCCCGGCAACGCGTACACGATCCGTCGGGCAGCTACTTCGAGCCTGAGCCGCTGGGCATCTCCGGCGGCCTGGCCTTGTTGTTTCCGGGCGAGGGAGCCCAATACCCTGGAATGTGCGCCGATTTGAGCCGCGCCTTCCCGGTAATCGGCGAACATCTGCAACGCATCGACGCCGACGTGGCGGGCGACGCCGGTCCGCAGGCGATTAGCCGTTTCTTCCAGCCGCCCGGCGACCTGACGGCCGAGCGCCGCGATGAGCTCGAGTCGTACCTGCGGCAGGTCGACTATGCCATGTTCAGCGTCTTGACGGCCGACGGCGTGCTGTTCGACCTGTTGACACGGCTCGGCCTGGTGCCCGACGCCCTGGCGGGGCATAGCGCCGGTGAATTGGCGGCCTTGGCCGCCGCCGGTTCGATTGATGCGGCCGCCGACATGAAGACGATCATCGGCGCTATGCGCGACCTGGGCGCAGCCGAGCAGCGGAGCGAGCAGGCCGAGGCCCTGTTGTTGGCCGCGGCCGCTCCGAGCGAGAAATTGCAAGCCATCATCGCCGAAACGCTGCCTGAGGAGTTGGCGGCAGGCCCCCGGCAGGCGGTCTTCGTGGCGATGGACAACTGTCCCCATCAGGCCGTGATCGTGGGGCTTACCGAACCCATGCTCCAAGTCGAGGAGGCCTTGAAGGCGCGCAAAGTCGTCTGCGAGCGGCTGCCGTTTTCCCGGCCTTACCACACGCGATTGTTCGCGCCGTTCATGGGTCCGTTGACCGAGATGTTCGACGCGGTCGACTTTGCGCCACCCAAACGGCGCGTCTATTCGTGCACGACGGCCCGGCCCTTTCCCGAGGAACCCGAGGCGATCCGCGCGATGGCGCTGGCCCATTGGTCTTCGCCGGTCGAGTTTCGAAAGCTGATCACGCAGCTCTACGACGAAGGCATTCGTGTCTTCGTCGAAGCCGGGCCGCGCGGACTGCTGACCGCCTTTGTGCAAGATATTCTCCGCGGGCGCCCGCTGGCCGCGATCCCGGCCGATTTGCCCCGGCGCCACGGAGTCACCCAGCTCAACCATCTGCTGGCGCAGTTGGCCGTGCAGCGGGTGCCGATCGATCCGGGTTATCTCTATGCGGTCCGGTCGGTGCGTGCGCTCGACGATCCGCTTCGCGCGGCGCAACCTGTTCAAGAAGCAGCTGCTAAACCGCGCGCCCCGCGGTCGCCCAAGCCCGGGGCCGGCGAGGTGCTGGCACGGCACCTGGCCCTGATGGATCGTTTTCTGAGCGATCAGCAGCTCGTGTTTCAAGACTATCTGCGAACGCGCCGCGGACCGAGGCTACCGGCCCGCGCGCCGGCGCCTGTTGGTCCCGCAGCCATGCCGCGCGTCGCGCCGGTGGCACTCGACGCATGGCCCCTTGCCGGCAAGCTCGTGCAACATCAACCCGGCACCGAGTTGCTGATCCATCGCGCGCTCGACCTGGCCGAAGACTGTTATGCCGACGAACATACCGTCGGTGGCCGCGACATCAGTCGCATCCGGCCGAGCCAGCGAGGCCTGCCGGTCATGCCGATGACCTTTATCCTGGAAATGATGAGCGAGGCAGCTTGCCAGCTTGTCCCTGGGATGGTCGTGTCCGCGGTGAGCGAAGTGCAAATCTTGCGCTGGCTGGCCTTCGACGAGCGCCGGGTAGGCACGGCCGAAATCCGGGCGCGTCGTCAACCCGAACAAACGCAATCCGGCGTCGTGCGCATCGAGGTGGCGGTGCGCGACCTGGGCCTGGCGGCCGAGTCGAACACCGTGGCCGGCGCCACGCTCGACGCGGGGCTCGTCGCCCGGGGTACCGTCGAACTGGCGCCGCGATACGCTCCGGCGCCGCGCGTGGCCCCGCCCACGTTTCAGGGCGAACAACCCTGCCGGGTCACGCTCGCCACGTTGTACCGCAACTTGTTTCACGGCCCCTCGTTTCAGGGCGTCCAGCAACTCGTACGGTTTGGCGAGGAAGGACTCGCGGCCCGGCTCGAGGTGTTGCCGCGCTCGCAATTGTTCCGCTCGCTGCCCGAGCCGCGATTCTTGATCGACCCGGTGACGGTCGACGTCGGCATGCACCCCGCTGCTGCCTGGCACCTGGAGCAGGCGGATCAATCCGGGCGCATCTTGCTGCCGTTCGAGCTGAAGCGCATCGAGTTCTTTGGCCCGAGCCCGGCGGTCGGCTCGAAGATGGATGTCTACAACTACATTGTCCATGCCTCGCCGCGTCAATTTACTCACGGTGGTGAAATCGTCCACGCCGACGGCTCGCTCTGGTGCCGCTTGACGGGCGTCAAATGCTGGCGGTTCTACTTGCCGCTCTGCGAGGTGAATTTCAACGGGCCCAAGGACGAATATTTCATCTGCAAGTCGTGGCCCGAGGGTTTACCGGATGCTGTGCGGGGCAACGAGGCGGACGTGGCGTGTGTGCGGCTCGACCCACGCGGCGACATCGCGCAGAGCAACATGCAAGAAGCTGCGGCCAGGGTCACGCTCTGCGAGAGCGAGATGCAGACGTTTCGCGCCGCGCGGTGGAGCAACGCGGAACGTACAGCCTGGCTGTTCGGCGCGATCGCCTTGAAGGATGCCGCCCGGCAGTATTGGCGGGCGCACTCGGGCGAAAAGCTGTTCATCGCCGATCTGGAATGCGCGGCCGACAGCTATGGTCGGTCGTCGATCCGATTAAGCGATGGTCGGCGCCCCCCAGGCTTTCCCACCGTCACGGTGGCCACGTCGCCCACAGCCATCGTGGCCGTCGCGACGCGTCGCGCCTGGTGTGGGGTCGGCCTCGCCGAATTGCCCGCGTCTGAGGACGATGCGCCACAGCTCGATGCCGGCGAAGTTCAAGTGCTCTCGGCAGTGCCCGGCGCTCCAGAAACTGCGCGCGCGTGGGCCAAGGCCGCGAAACTCGCGGTGCGTTCGGCCCTGGGGCCCGTGTTGATCGCCGATCTCGATTTGCTTCGAATTTGCGCCGTTGATCCAGCCAGCGGCGTGATTGAGCTCGAGCTATCGTCTCGATTGGCCGATGTGTATCCCGAATACCAGGGGCGCACGCTCCCCGTGCACATCATGCAGGCAACCGAGCAGATCGTCGCCGTCGCCGTGGCACCCGCAGCGCAGGATTCGCCATGA
- a CDS encoding SDR family NAD(P)-dependent oxidoreductase — protein MQRSDLFVLTPPGHADPALAIAASRAGARGVLDLEFASGPEAIRAAHARLQQFGTQGYGIKLGTMTGWLADELVATRPMNLRWVILAGGIGPDFAARIGTLQAAGFEVFCEAVSVEEMRSAAAVGAQGLILKGHESGGRIGDETSFILLQRWIKQVAPEMSTPPPVWVQGGIGLNTAPACAVAGAQGVVLDSQVLLAREAAWSESTRIRLENFDGSQTAVLGDEFGYPIRVAHEPRSALTAKLGRLASEIKASAADSEQQRQAWCKAAQAVLSASDAPELRIVGQDATSAAALAQRYVTVGGIVQAVVERVAEHLAIARRLRTLGENSPLAESHRTRYPILQGPMTRVSDTAEFAAAVAEAGGLPFLALALLRKAEVTELLEATRALLGDRSWGAGILGFLPPEIRTEQTAAILATRPPFALIAGGRPDQARVFENEGIPTYLHVPSPALLRMFLKDGARRFVLEGRECGGHVGPRSSFVLWDAACEVLLEHLGTHGTGEDLHVVFAGGIHDGLSGAMVATMAARLAQRGVRVGALLGTAYLFTEEAVACGAIVPRFQAKALDCERTVLLETGTGHAIRCVPTPYCDDFAEEKRKLEQAGRTTEEITRSLEWMNVGRLRVASKGVDRAGSDTAAPGKLFPVAEADQESRGMYMIGQLAALRREVITIAELHAEVSTGAAHLLDRRTTIQPCDSRHRAESPCEVAVIGASCFYPGATSLEQYWNNILRRVYSVTEIPTTHWDWSLYYDPDPMAKDKIISKWGGFLSDIQFDPFRYGITPAAMKAVEPLQLLLLEAVRHALRESGYEQRPFARERTAAICGIGGGGSPIATAYGFRTCMPLIDGVPGMPIRGREIVERCEGMLPEWTEDSFPGFLMNVAVGRVANRFDLGGANYAVDAACASSLAAVQLAVRELQTGASDLALAMGADTVQTPFAYMAFSKTFALSRQGRCRPFDAAADGIVLSEGIGVVVLKRLADAMRDGDQVLAVVRGIGSSSDGREKGLTAPNASGQMRALRRAYEQAGLSPARLGLVEAHGTGTVVGDRTESESLGTFLQQAGATPAQTAVGSVKSMIGHSKCAAGIGGLIKTALALHHKVLPPTLVETPNPGAGFGAGPLYLNTEARPWIHGGAEPRLAGVSAFGFGGTNFHVVLEEHVGDFTPTPARSRQAWDAELIVCRQPTREKLLAMAQHIQQGLSRGGKPRLVDLAASTWRASSTDPGHPTLALVVASIDELRERLPLALQALRGSESQHADPRGIYFAAHPTANRGRVALLFPGQGSQYPNMLADLAISFDCVREAFDAAARQLSGRFDVPLERLIYPPSAFDDGARQQAARDLARTDVAQPALAAASLGAWALWRRLGMSAEMVAGHSFGELTALCAAGTLSPADLLHLAHRRGVLMAAAAGGDAEGLLAVDADQRAVAECLQDLPGVTLANLNSPSQTVISASTTQLEAARASLAAARLKTRDLPVACGFHSPCVASAAAHLAAELREIAWMAPSVAVYSNTTATPYPDEPTRIVERLSEHLAAPVRWIEQVEAMYADGARVFVEVGPQGVLTGLVKQILGERDHVAVATDLRGRSGHLQLVQSVAQLLLRGVPLEVDVLTAGRSQSPFALSDLEKQSELPPPTPSTWIVNGVRARPLNAPEQPHLGQRVTAAQLPAAPSPALTNGTHHPAVKPDSSLTMSPLPNNFPEPPLNTNSPAATNGHAATTGAWTAASADQVADDATLVLCRYQDLMAKFLDTQQALVRDYLQLMSGGPLAQTPLPSVPAAVEMPIATAASAPHVETPSAEAQPVVASAGAAEAAPVEVTREELTRRLLDLVCKRTGYPQEMLDLDLDLEADLGVDSIKRVEILGTLAESLGGKESELGGRLELEKLTVLRTLRGILDYLAQHVLTPQTAGTNGSAASHPETNGKSSGTNGTPRFDATAHRETGELAVQRAVVELIDAPLPGGAAPLIPSGTVVITDDQRGIARHFASRLADFGQQVVLVRMVPGAAAVDEVDGIYRADLADAEQVEALAERLRNECGTIGGLVHLAPLAAQAGDVPLTEQIYRDVKSTYLLARTLEDDLVQAGANGSSLLLVGASLGGQLGFEQGPLSEHFRAGHGGILGLLKCIAQEWDAVLVRAVDVDLARDPEELAEALLAELSDREGPVEIGISDRRVTWKPASAPLIDLAADDFALPQGAKILITGGARGITAKVAVELARHGQPHLVLVGRTALPSDDEPTELQALTEPAELKRALIQRLEAAGQPATPKAVEREHRQLLAAREIRATLAEIAAAGATWEYHALDVRDIDAFGRLIDQLNATGGVQGVVHGAGVIEDKLLRDKTPESFDRVFRTKVDSALVLAERLDPTQLKFCVLFSSLASRYGNRGQSDYAAANEVLSKLAAQLDRRWPGRVCAIAWGPWSGVGMVAELEPHLVRRGLKLITPAEGPRFVLAEIATSEKGPCEVVIAGGAEHLVRPRKISATAAQNA, from the coding sequence ATGCAGCGCAGTGATCTGTTTGTTCTCACGCCGCCGGGGCATGCCGACCCGGCCCTTGCCATCGCGGCGAGTCGAGCCGGTGCTCGCGGCGTGCTGGATCTGGAATTTGCCAGCGGCCCCGAGGCCATTCGTGCCGCACATGCCCGTCTGCAGCAGTTCGGTACACAGGGATACGGAATCAAGCTGGGCACGATGACCGGCTGGCTCGCCGACGAGCTGGTCGCCACGCGCCCGATGAATCTGCGTTGGGTCATCCTGGCCGGCGGTATCGGGCCAGACTTTGCTGCCCGGATTGGCACGCTCCAAGCTGCCGGTTTCGAGGTCTTTTGCGAAGCCGTCAGCGTCGAGGAAATGCGGTCCGCGGCTGCAGTCGGCGCCCAAGGCCTGATTCTCAAAGGTCACGAGTCCGGCGGTCGGATCGGCGACGAAACGTCGTTTATTCTGTTGCAGCGCTGGATCAAACAGGTCGCGCCCGAAATGTCCACTCCGCCACCCGTCTGGGTCCAGGGGGGCATCGGCCTCAATACGGCACCGGCTTGCGCCGTGGCTGGCGCGCAAGGCGTCGTGCTCGACTCGCAGGTGTTGCTCGCCCGGGAAGCCGCTTGGTCCGAATCGACCCGCATTCGCCTCGAAAACTTCGATGGCAGTCAAACGGCCGTACTGGGCGACGAGTTCGGCTACCCGATTCGCGTGGCCCACGAGCCACGGTCGGCGCTGACGGCCAAGCTCGGCCGCCTGGCGTCAGAAATCAAAGCCAGCGCGGCAGACAGCGAACAACAGCGGCAGGCCTGGTGCAAGGCCGCCCAGGCCGTGTTGTCGGCTAGCGATGCTCCCGAATTGAGAATCGTCGGGCAGGACGCCACGTCTGCAGCGGCGCTGGCCCAGCGCTATGTAACCGTCGGCGGCATCGTTCAGGCAGTCGTCGAGCGCGTCGCCGAGCACCTGGCGATCGCACGGCGATTGCGAACATTGGGAGAGAACTCGCCGTTGGCGGAGAGCCACCGCACGCGCTACCCGATCTTACAGGGGCCCATGACGCGCGTCAGCGACACGGCTGAATTCGCGGCTGCCGTGGCCGAAGCGGGCGGGCTGCCGTTCTTGGCGCTGGCCCTGCTGCGCAAGGCCGAGGTCACTGAATTGCTCGAAGCGACACGCGCGCTACTCGGCGATCGGTCGTGGGGAGCCGGCATCCTCGGATTCCTCCCCCCCGAAATTCGCACCGAACAAACCGCGGCCATCCTCGCCACGCGGCCTCCCTTCGCCTTGATCGCCGGCGGGCGCCCCGATCAGGCGCGGGTCTTTGAGAACGAGGGAATTCCAACCTACTTGCACGTCCCATCGCCGGCCTTGCTGCGCATGTTCCTCAAGGACGGAGCCCGGCGCTTCGTGCTCGAAGGTCGAGAGTGCGGTGGCCATGTCGGACCGCGCAGCAGCTTCGTCTTGTGGGACGCCGCCTGCGAGGTGCTCCTCGAGCATCTCGGCACGCACGGCACGGGCGAGGATCTACACGTCGTCTTTGCCGGCGGCATTCACGACGGGCTTTCCGGCGCAATGGTCGCGACGATGGCCGCACGGCTCGCGCAACGCGGCGTGCGCGTCGGAGCCCTCCTGGGGACCGCCTACCTGTTTACCGAAGAGGCCGTAGCCTGCGGGGCGATTGTCCCGCGGTTTCAGGCCAAGGCCCTCGATTGCGAGCGAACCGTGCTGCTCGAAACCGGCACGGGCCACGCCATCCGGTGCGTGCCGACGCCCTATTGCGACGACTTCGCCGAGGAGAAGCGCAAACTCGAACAGGCCGGTCGCACGACTGAGGAGATCACGCGGTCGCTCGAATGGATGAACGTCGGCCGATTGCGCGTCGCCTCGAAGGGGGTTGACCGGGCCGGCAGCGACACGGCGGCACCTGGCAAGCTGTTCCCCGTGGCCGAAGCCGACCAGGAAAGCCGGGGCATGTACATGATCGGCCAACTCGCCGCGCTGCGCCGCGAAGTCATCACGATCGCCGAGCTGCACGCCGAGGTGTCGACCGGCGCCGCGCACCTGCTGGACCGGCGAACGACGATCCAACCCTGCGACTCGCGACACCGTGCCGAATCGCCGTGCGAGGTGGCCGTCATCGGCGCGTCGTGCTTCTATCCCGGCGCTACCAGCCTGGAGCAATATTGGAACAACATTCTGCGCCGCGTTTACAGCGTGACGGAGATCCCGACGACCCATTGGGATTGGTCGCTGTACTACGACCCCGATCCAATGGCGAAAGACAAGATCATCTCGAAGTGGGGCGGTTTTCTATCCGACATCCAGTTCGATCCGTTCCGCTATGGGATCACGCCGGCCGCGATGAAGGCCGTCGAACCTCTGCAATTGCTGCTGCTCGAGGCGGTGCGTCACGCGCTGCGGGAGTCGGGCTATGAGCAACGCCCGTTCGCCCGCGAGCGGACGGCTGCGATCTGCGGCATCGGCGGCGGCGGCAGCCCGATCGCCACGGCGTACGGCTTTCGCACTTGCATGCCGCTGATCGATGGGGTTCCCGGCATGCCGATCCGCGGCCGTGAGATCGTCGAGCGCTGCGAAGGCATGCTCCCCGAGTGGACAGAAGACTCGTTTCCCGGCTTCTTGATGAATGTCGCCGTGGGGCGGGTCGCGAATCGGTTCGACCTGGGCGGTGCGAATTATGCCGTCGACGCGGCCTGCGCCTCGTCGCTGGCCGCCGTGCAGCTCGCAGTGCGCGAATTGCAGACCGGAGCCAGCGATTTGGCCCTGGCCATGGGGGCCGATACGGTCCAAACACCGTTTGCCTACATGGCCTTCAGCAAGACGTTTGCCCTGTCGCGCCAAGGCCGGTGCCGGCCGTTCGACGCCGCGGCCGATGGCATCGTGCTCAGCGAAGGTATCGGCGTCGTCGTGCTCAAACGCCTGGCCGACGCGATGCGTGACGGCGATCAGGTGCTGGCCGTCGTGCGCGGGATTGGTTCGTCGAGCGACGGCCGCGAAAAGGGCCTGACCGCGCCCAACGCCTCGGGCCAAATGCGGGCCCTGCGCCGCGCGTATGAACAGGCCGGGCTCTCGCCGGCCCGGCTCGGATTGGTCGAAGCGCATGGCACCGGAACGGTCGTGGGCGATCGCACCGAGTCCGAGTCGCTCGGTACCTTCTTGCAGCAAGCAGGTGCCACACCCGCGCAGACAGCCGTCGGCTCGGTCAAGTCGATGATCGGCCACAGCAAGTGCGCCGCAGGCATCGGCGGGCTGATCAAGACAGCCCTGGCGCTGCATCACAAAGTTCTGCCGCCCACGCTGGTTGAAACGCCGAATCCGGGCGCCGGATTTGGCGCGGGCCCGCTGTATTTGAACACCGAGGCCCGGCCCTGGATTCATGGCGGCGCCGAGCCGCGCCTGGCCGGTGTCAGCGCGTTCGGTTTTGGGGGCACGAATTTCCATGTCGTGCTGGAAGAGCACGTCGGCGACTTCACCCCGACGCCTGCCCGATCGCGTCAGGCCTGGGACGCCGAGTTGATCGTCTGCCGCCAGCCGACGCGAGAAAAACTGCTGGCCATGGCGCAGCACATCCAGCAGGGGTTGTCGCGCGGCGGAAAGCCGCGCTTGGTCGATCTCGCAGCGTCGACCTGGCGAGCCAGCTCGACGGACCCTGGCCATCCGACGTTGGCGCTGGTGGTAGCTTCGATCGACGAACTTCGCGAGCGGTTGCCATTGGCGCTGCAAGCGCTGCGCGGCAGCGAATCCCAGCACGCCGACCCCCGCGGCATCTATTTTGCCGCCCATCCGACGGCGAATCGCGGTCGCGTGGCCCTCTTGTTTCCCGGACAGGGGTCGCAATACCCCAACATGCTGGCCGATCTGGCGATTTCGTTCGACTGCGTGCGCGAGGCCTTCGACGCTGCCGCGCGGCAGTTGTCGGGCAGATTCGACGTGCCGCTGGAACGGTTGATCTATCCGCCCTCGGCCTTCGACGATGGGGCTCGGCAACAGGCTGCGCGGGACCTGGCGCGCACCGACGTCGCGCAGCCGGCCCTGGCCGCCGCGAGCCTGGGTGCCTGGGCGCTGTGGCGCCGGCTGGGCATGAGCGCCGAGATGGTGGCCGGCCACAGCTTCGGCGAATTGACCGCACTGTGCGCGGCAGGCACGCTGTCGCCGGCCGACTTGCTGCACCTCGCCCATCGTCGCGGCGTGCTGATGGCTGCCGCGGCCGGCGGCGACGCCGAAGGCCTGCTCGCCGTCGATGCCGACCAGCGTGCCGTGGCCGAATGCCTGCAAGATCTGCCCGGCGTCACGCTGGCCAATCTGAACTCCCCGTCGCAAACCGTCATTTCGGCCAGCACCACCCAGCTCGAAGCGGCCCGGGCGAGTCTGGCGGCCGCGCGATTGAAGACGCGCGACCTGCCCGTCGCCTGCGGCTTCCATTCGCCCTGCGTGGCGTCGGCCGCCGCGCATCTCGCCGCCGAGCTGCGCGAGATCGCCTGGATGGCACCGTCCGTGGCGGTGTATTCGAACACGACCGCCACACCGTATCCCGACGAGCCCACGCGGATCGTCGAACGGCTTTCCGAGCACCTCGCGGCGCCGGTCCGCTGGATCGAACAGGTCGAGGCGATGTACGCGGACGGAGCCCGGGTCTTCGTCGAGGTCGGCCCTCAAGGTGTCCTGACCGGGCTGGTTAAGCAAATTCTGGGCGAGCGCGATCACGTCGCCGTCGCGACCGATCTGCGCGGTCGCTCGGGTCACTTGCAACTCGTCCAAAGCGTGGCACAGCTCCTGCTGCGCGGCGTGCCGCTCGAGGTCGATGTCCTCACGGCGGGCCGCAGCCAGTCGCCGTTCGCGCTCTCCGATCTGGAAAAGCAGTCAGAGCTTCCGCCACCCACGCCGAGCACCTGGATCGTCAATGGCGTGCGAGCCCGACCGCTGAACGCGCCCGAGCAGCCGCACCTGGGACAACGGGTCACCGCCGCGCAACTGCCGGCGGCCCCGTCCCCGGCCCTGACGAACGGCACGCATCACCCCGCAGTCAAACCTGATTCCTCGCTGACCATGAGTCCATTGCCCAACAACTTTCCGGAACCTCCTTTGAATACGAATTCCCCGGCCGCGACGAACGGCCATGCCGCGACGACAGGCGCCTGGACCGCCGCATCGGCCGACCAGGTGGCCGACGATGCCACGCTTGTGCTGTGCCGCTATCAGGACTTGATGGCCAAGTTCCTCGATACCCAGCAGGCCCTGGTCCGCGACTATCTGCAATTGATGTCCGGCGGGCCCCTCGCGCAAACGCCCTTACCGTCCGTTCCGGCGGCAGTCGAAATGCCCATTGCCACGGCAGCCTCGGCGCCGCACGTGGAAACGCCCTCCGCAGAAGCCCAGCCGGTTGTAGCGTCCGCAGGGGCAGCCGAGGCCGCGCCGGTCGAAGTGACCCGCGAGGAGCTCACGCGCCGCCTGTTGGACCTGGTGTGCAAGCGAACTGGTTATCCACAGGAGATGCTCGACCTGGACCTCGATCTCGAAGCTGACCTGGGCGTCGACTCGATCAAGCGCGTCGAGATCCTCGGTACGCTGGCCGAGTCGCTCGGGGGCAAGGAGAGCGAACTCGGCGGCCGGCTCGAACTGGAAAAGCTGACGGTCCTCCGTACGCTGCGCGGCATTCTCGACTACCTGGCGCAACACGTGCTCACGCCGCAGACGGCCGGCACCAACGGCAGCGCCGCGTCGCATCCCGAGACCAATGGAAAATCATCCGGGACCAACGGCACGCCGCGCTTCGACGCCACGGCCCATCGGGAAACCGGCGAACTCGCGGTGCAACGTGCCGTCGTCGAACTGATCGATGCGCCACTGCCCGGAGGCGCAGCGCCGTTGATTCCCTCGGGCACCGTGGTGATCACCGACGATCAGCGTGGCATCGCCCGGCACTTCGCTTCGCGGCTGGCCGATTTCGGACAGCAAGTCGTACTCGTACGCATGGTGCCCGGCGCCGCGGCAGTCGACGAAGTGGACGGCATCTACCGGGCGGACCTGGCCGATGCCGAGCAAGTGGAAGCACTCGCCGAACGGCTCCGCAACGAGTGCGGCACGATTGGCGGATTGGTGCATCTCGCTCCGCTGGCCGCCCAGGCAGGCGATGTGCCGCTGACGGAGCAGATCTATCGCGATGTGAAATCGACCTATCTGCTGGCCCGGACGCTGGAAGACGATCTCGTGCAAGCCGGCGCGAACGGCAGCTCGCTGCTGCTCGTCGGGGCCTCGTTGGGCGGGCAACTCGGCTTCGAACAGGGACCTTTAAGCGAACATTTCCGCGCCGGCCATGGCGGCATCCTCGGCCTGCTCAAATGTATCGCCCAGGAATGGGACGCCGTGCTGGTACGGGCCGTTGACGTCGACCTGGCCCGTGATCCGGAAGAGCTGGCCGAGGCACTCTTGGCCGAGTTGAGCGACCGCGAGGGTCCGGTCGAAATCGGCATCTCTGATCGCCGCGTAACCTGGAAGCCGGCGTCTGCTCCGTTGATCGATCTGGCGGCCGACGACTTCGCGTTGCCGCAGGGCGCCAAGATCCTCATCACCGGTGGGGCCCGCGGCATCACCGCCAAGGTGGCTGTCGAGTTGGCGCGCCACGGACAGCCGCACCTGGTGCTGGTCGGACGTACGGCGCTGCCGTCGGACGACGAACCGACCGAGCTGCAGGCCTTGACAGAACCGGCCGAGTTGAAGCGTGCCCTGATCCAACGGCTCGAGGCCGCCGGGCAGCCGGCCACGCCCAAGGCCGTCGAGCGCGAACATCGACAATTGCTCGCGGCTCGCGAAATCCGGGCCACCTTGGCCGAGATCGCCGCCGCCGGAGCAACCTGGGAATACCATGCCCTCGACGTGCGCGATATCGACGCGTTCGGCCGCCTGATCGACCAGCTCAATGCGACGGGCGGCGTTCAGGGGGTCGTTCACGGGGCCGGCGTCATCGAGGACAAGCTGCTTCGCGACAAGACGCCGGAATCGTTCGACCGTGTGTTCCGCACGAAGGTCGACAGCGCGCTCGTCCTGGCCGAGCGGCTCGACCCCACGCAACTCAAGTTCTGCGTGCTGTTTTCGTCGCTGGCCAGCCGCTACGGCAATCGCGGACAAAGCGACTACGCGGCCGCCAACGAAGTCCTCAGCAAGCTCGCCGCGCAACTCGACCGGCGGTGGCCCGGCCGCGTGTGCGCGATCGCCTGGGGCCCCTGGTCGGGCGTAGGCATGGTCGCCGAACTCGAACCACACCTCGTCCGGCGCGGATTGAAGCTCATCACGCCCGCAGAGGGCCCCCGCTTTGTGCTGGCCGAAATCGCGACGAGCGAGAAGGGCCCCTGCGAAGTGGTGATTGCCGGAGGTGCCGAGCACCTGGTTCGTCCGCGCAAGATTAGCGCCACTGCCGCGCAGAACGCATGA